The genomic segment ATGCTAGCTCATAAACGGTcatctgcgtgtgcgcctgaCGCGTTTCCTCGCGGCGAAGCATCGCCCGACTCAGGCACACCGCCTTCACCGCGTATGCTTCACAGGCCTGAAGCTGCGCAACAAGCGATCTGGTGCTCGAACTTCCTGGCAATGCCTCTGCCCGAGGTCGCTTGGCGGAGGGGGCGTCACCTACGGGGGCGGGTCGGCGACGTTCCACCACGGGGACATACCAATCCCGCTGTTTAAACGGCAAAGGGCAGTCCCTCAACACTGCCGGGTGGCAAAGTGTCAGCTCGTTGTCCTCGCGTATGGTGACACGCAGGTCCGGAATGCCTGGTAGCAGTCCCCCTGTCCCGCTGCGACGCAGTAGCCAGTAGGCAGTCAGTTCCTCCAGGACCTCCTCGCCGACATCCTTTTCGCCTAGAAAAGGTCGCGCGTAAAGCAAAAGACGCTCCAGCGGGAGCTCAGAGTGCCCGTGGGCAGCCAGCTCCAGTGCTGTGAAGGTGTCCTCGAGCACAGACGTGCTCAGGTTCGACAGAATTGGCATGTGGCTACCAGCACCGCCGGTTTTACCCCGAACAGCAGACACAGCGCCATCGTCCCTGCGAATAGCTAAAACTGGACGCCGGGACAGCCACGCGCGATCAAGCTTGTCTGCGATGTAGCGGACCGACACCGGTTCGCGACGGTCAAAGCTCGATGTGTAGAGGCAGTCGGGACCTAGCACGAAGGCGTCCACGTCAACCAGTGACGACTCCCACTCATCGCGCTGGCGTATTTGAGGGCGGACGATGGATGACGCTGCGATGGTGCTGGAGTCGTTCAGCGGCGAGCACGGCACTGTTGTTTCGGACGTTTTGCCTGCGCACGTATTCGAAAACGGGGAGCGCGGTagcagcggcgatgcgggAAACTTCAACACTGATGCTGTGGCGGGCGAGAAACTGTCAACGCTAACCTGGTGGAGCACCAACTCCTGACTTGGAAGCAGCTTTGGATGGGTCATCATAAAAAAGCACCTGTGACCGCCTCCAAAATAAAGCGACAGGAAGGTGGgggatgtgctgctgcacgtgctAAGCAGCCGAGGCaagccaaaaaaaaaagaacgatAATAAGGAGGGCCGCAAAGAAAGTGAGAGGACCGGTGACGACGAGAATTCGAGGCAGGGGCGCCGAAAAACTATTGTCGCCACGGTCATGGTGGCGTCCTGATGCGTGTGTCGCAGGAGAACCTTGTTTGCACCTAGACAAGCATTTGGGAAAGCACAGATGCCTCCTGCGACATGCATCAAACTTTTTTTGCCTTCTTCACGATTTCACTCTCctgggaaggggggggggacaacGGAACGCCGTAAGCGGggcgagggggcgggggagcaGGCCCCTTGGTCCTGCCAGGGTTGCATCTTGAGAACCATCAGCAACCAACAAGAGAACAGAGCCTGGTGTCAGTACATGCACGAGCACACTGAATGCATGGCAACGAAGGAGATGAAAATGAATGCAAACACACACTAAGGGATTGCGACCGAGAATCCCGTGCATCAGCCCTGCCCGGGGAGAGCAGGAGGAAGGCgacacacaacaaaaaaaccCTGAGAACCCCCAAAAGTCCCATCATGGGACGCACAGAGCGGTTTCTCAAAAAAGGAATGCAAAAATGCAACTCGTTTCCACCACCTATCAGCCCACGCACTCGTTGCGGCACGCCATCCAACAAGTTTGTGTGTGGTCAATGGCGAATAAGATGagcgctcctctctctctctctcattaTCGGCTTCATCACCATTACGTGCGACGACAATGAagatacacatacatactCGTCACCGCCCTGCCAGTTAGCGCACCACGAGGCTACCAAAAAGCATGAGGAAGAAGAATAGCATTGCAAACACCTTCAGAATGAGCCCGCGGTTGGAGCTCAGGTTCGTCAAGTATCGCATCAGCTCATTGCTTCCGGCGTTGACGTGACGCACAGCGGTGTCCACATCCGTGTCAATACGAAGCAcaacctcctcctgctcctgaACAAGACGCGTGAAATCGTTGAAGAGTTCACCAACTTCTTGCACAGCTGCCTCGatctccagcacggcgtccGCTCGCTGCTGGTAGTACTGCGTGTTGCCCATTCCGGAGAGCagcagttgctgctgctgatgctgctccTGGTCCTGAAAAAGCGCACTCTCGAACGTTTGCGGCCGATCCGCTGTGGTGAACATGTGACGCCGGTTTGCTGTATTCTTGAGGCTTTTGGATTGATGCTGAAGAGTGGTGCGGAACTGCTGGCCCGTGCGAGCCAgccggctgcgcagcgtctcAACAACGGTGTCGCTGTGCTTCTCAGACGTGCGGAGGTGATTGCATGAGCTGCCAAACATACCACGAGCGTCGCCTTTGGCCTGAATGCTCCCTTTTTGTGACTCAACGGCTCgccgcttcagctcctccagcgttgCTGCATCGttgtggaggcgctgcagcgagctCTTCACCATCTGCGTCAACTCACTCAGCTCAGCCGTCTGGTCATCGAAGACGCTCTGACAGTTTGCCAGCTGCGTCAAACGCATAATGTACTCCGAGACGGTGGCAATGTTGTTAGCGAACTCTTTGGCAAAGCGGTTGAATGCTTGCACGTCGTTACTGCTGTGCAAACCAGTGGACACCACCGCACCAGtgctcggcggcggtcggctccgcctctgccgcgaAAAGAGGTCATAGAGTTCGTTTGACCGATCGCGTTCAACAACCATGATtgcgacgcagctgccgctgctccgtcAATGGCAGCGCTCCCACAAACACTCGTTGCTGAGGGTGGGCGAGAAGGAGTACTGCGGTCCGCAGTACGcttctcgtttttttgtCCGGCGTGGTGAACAGCTCAGCACTACGAAGCCGTGCACGTTTATCCTAGTGAGCACACTTTCGGCCGATACGGTCGTGGGCAGGCGAATGTGTGGGTGTAGGAATGACTCTCGCAAAAGCCCATGGACCAGCACAGAgtgcaggcggcagcagccgatgGCAAGAGAAGAacgagaggaagggagacgAAATGCACACGAAGATGAGGGGCACAAGGTGACGAAGAGAGGAGCGCATGAAACAATGCacggagagaaaaaaaaaagacatCGACGCGCTGAATGTGCGGAACAGAGGCAGCGGGGTCACGTGGCCCGCCGCATAGTGCCTCCTTCTCACCCTCTGCCCATCTCCATCTCCCCAGATGTGGCCAGTTGCAGGATGCACAGTCCGCGTGGGGCTCAAAGTCAATGAAGACCGAAGAAAAGCAGGTGGAAAGGCAGAGCGACGCCTGGTCAACCTTGTTTTCTTCCGTCCCCCAGTCTCCCCCAGCTTCCCTCACGTTTCGCACAAAGAGAAAAGGCGGCGGGCTAATGGAAAGTCGGTGCCGCTATGGCTGCATGTGCAGCTGACGGAGCCTGATCGATGAGCTTTCTAAAGAGGAGTGGTCGATGTACTCGTTGCTGAATACGCTAGTCTCTTTGTGACACGTTTAACCTCAACGAAAACTTGTTCATTACACTCTCTACGCCAactttcttctctctccgctcCCGAGCTGCTCTTTCCCTTTCGCCCGCACCtacaaggggggggggaagtaTGAATGCGAAGGGAGGCGAAAGACGGAAAGGTGGGGCGGTGCGTAAACTACAGCATCACCAAGGCAACCTGAGAAGGCTTGATCTTTGGA from the Leishmania major strain Friedlin complete genome, chromosome 32 genome contains:
- a CDS encoding Qa-SNARE protein, whose product is MRLTQLANCQSVFDDQTAELSELTQMVKSSLQRLHNDAATLEELKRRAVESQKGSIQAKGDARGMFGSSCNHLRTSEKHSDTVVETLRSRLARTGQQFRTTLQHQSKSLKNTANRRHMFTTADRPQTFESALFQDQEQHQQQQLLLSGMGNTQYYQQRADAVLEIEAAVQEVGELFNDFTRLVQEQEEVVLRIDTDVDTAVRHVNAGSNELMRYLTNLSSNRGLILKVFAMLFFFLMLFGSLVVR